One region of Lampris incognitus isolate fLamInc1 chromosome 4, fLamInc1.hap2, whole genome shotgun sequence genomic DNA includes:
- the itgb6 gene encoding integrin beta-6, whose protein sequence is MDLSASMFDDLEMIKDLGTTLSKEMAKLTSKFRLGFGSFVEKPVLPFIKITEEELANPCRGVDAICLPTFGYKHVLSLTSSTDKFNQIIAEQRVSANMDVPEGGFDAIMQAAVCGDKIGWRNDSMRLLVFVSDADSHFGMDSKMAGIVIPNDGQCHLDSNNEYAMSTMLEYPTLGQLIDKLVENNILLIFAVTEMQKHNYESYTNLIPGATVGVLAKDSRNVLELIVKAYKELRSEIELEVFGDTEELQMSFTSICQDGKVLPGLKRCSNIKAGDKVAFNVSVELKGCLRGLQRFSLKPMGLQDSLEVELESLCSCDCQQSSEANSSLCTRGQGALECGVCVCQPGYMGPQCECSEESALTSNCRPSAEAELCNGQGDCYCGRCVCHASNFGRLYGSYCECDDYSCVRFRGELCGGHGECDCGECVCQSGWIGEYCNCSTSNEACVSEDGALCSGRGKCECGHCVCTVPGASGDMCEKCPTCGDACSSARACVECHLQAKEDTEVCVQKCSVPKISINSTTERDKSHATHCTLMSESDCLISFSVVVDDSDTTAYDLQIYDCPDSPNIPMIILGVSLSIMCIGLILLVVWKLLISVHDRKEVAKFEAERAKAKWQSGTNPLFRSSTSTFKNVTYRSTGRDKVITMNHY, encoded by the exons ATGGACCTCTCAGCGTCTATGTTTGATGATTTAGAGATGATAAAGGACTTGGGAACGACGCTGTCTAAAGAGATGGCCAAACTCACCAGCAAGTTCCGCCTCGGCTTTGGCTCCTTTGTGGAGAAACCCGTCCTGCCGTTCATCAAGATAACGGAGGAAGAGCTGGCCAATCCCTGCAG AGGCGTTGACGCCATCTGCCTCCCCACCTTTGGGTACAAACACGTCTTGTCTCTGACGAGCAGCACCGACAAATTCAACCAGATCATTGCTGAACAGCGGGTGTCTGCCAATATGGATGTGCCAGAGGGTGGCTTCGATGCCATCATGCAGGCAGCTGTTTGTGGG GACAAGATAGGCTGGAGGAACGACTCCATGCGTTTACTGGTTTTTGTCAGTGATGCAGACTCCCACTTTGGGATGGACAGTAAGATGGCTGGCATTGTTATCCCCAATGATGGGCAGTGCCACCTGGACAGCAACAATGAATACGCCATGTCCACGATGCTG GAATACCCAACTCTTGGGCAGCTGATCGATAAACTTGTGGAGAACAATATCCTACTGATATTTGCGGTGACCGAGATGCAGAAACACAACTACGAG AGCTATACAAACCTTATACCCGGCGCCACGGTCGGAGTCCTGGCGAAGGATTCGCGGAACGTCCTGGAGCTGATCGTGAAAGcatacaaa GAACTGCGTTCAGAGATAGAGCTGGAGGTCTTCGGAGACACAGAGGAGCTCCAGATGTCCTTCACATCCATCTGCCAGGATGGAAAAGTCCTCCCCGGGCTTAAACGCTGCTCCAACATCAAAGCTGGAGACAAG GTGGCGTTCAACGTCTCCGTGGAGCTGAAGGGATGCCTGCGGGGCCTGCAGCGCTTCTCCCTCAAACCGATGGGCCTCCAGGACAGcctggaggtggaactggagtCGCTCTGCTCCTGCGACTGCCAGCAGTCCTCCGAGGCCAACAGCAGCCTCTGCACGCGGGGCCAAGGGGCCCTGGAGTGCGGCGTGTGCGTGTGCCAGCCGGGCTACATGGGGCCGCAGTGCGAGTGCAGCGAGGAAAGCGCCCTGACCAGCAACTGCCGTCCCTCTGCCGAGGCCGAGTTGTGCAACGGACAGGGGGATTGCTACTGCGGCCGCTGCGTGTGCCACGCGTCCAATTTCGGACGTCTCTACGGGTCCTACTGCGAGTGCGATGACTACTCCTGCGTCCGCTTCCGTGGGGAGCTCTGTGGAG gccacgGAGAGTGTGACTGCGGGGAGTGTGTGTGCCAGAGTGGTTGGATAGGGGAGTATTGTAACTGCAGCACCAGCAATGAGGCCTGTGTGTCAGAGGACGGAGCCCTCTGCAGCGGCCGGGGCAAGTGTGAGTGCGGCCATTGTGTTTGCACTGTGCCCGGGgcgtctggggacatgtgtgagAAGTGCCCGACATGTGGCGACGCCTGTAGCTCCGCCAG GGCCTGCGTAGAGTGCCATCTACAAGCAAAGGAGGACACCGAGGTGTGCGTCCAGAAGTGCAGCGTCCCCAAAATCTCCATCAACTCAACGACAG AACGTGACAAGAGCCATGCGACGCACTGCACGCTGATGAGCGAGAGCGACTGCCTCATCTCATTCAGTGTTGTGGTGGATGACAGTGACACCACTGCCTATGACCTCCAGATCTACG ATTGCCCCGACTCCCCCAACATCCCCATGATTATACTGGGGGTCTCCCTCTCCATCATGTGCATCGGCCTCATACTCCTCGTCGTGTGGAAGCTGCTCATCTCGGTGCACGATCGTAAAGAGGTGGCCAAGTTCGAGGCCGAGAGGGCAAAGGCCAAATGGCAGTCG GGTACCAACCCTTTGTTCAGAAGCTCTACATCAACCTTCAAAAATGTAACTTACAGGAGCACCGGGAGAGACAAGGTTATTACAATGAATCACTACTGA